The genomic DNA ACACCAAACCTGACCTCCCTCGCCGATCGAGGAGTCCGATTCAAAAACGCTCACACAACATGCCCAACTTGCTCACCAGCACGAGCCAGTTTAATGACCGGGCTGTTGCCGCATAACCATGGTGTCCTCGAAGTGGAGCATGGTCGCGATGAAGACCAATCCGTTCTTCGAACACAGTACCCGCATTTCGCTCAGCAACTTTCCGACGCGGGCTACTCGACCGGATACTTTGGGAAGTGGCACATCGAACGGACAAACGAAGTTGCAAATTTCGGATGGCAGGAAAGTGTCGTCAAAGGAGCTGAGCACGTCAAAGGACTTGGTCGCGGAGACCGTGGTCCACAAAGTCTTCAAATCGATGAAGCTTTGCGGGGCGAAGTGAGTGGCCCGAAAGGATACCGCACAGTTTTGCACTGGGGCGTTACAGATACGCCGCTCCTTGAACGCTACCCCGGCACGACCGTCCTTGATGCTGAAGACTATCTACAAAAAGCGACAACAGAGCAGTCTCCCTGGTGTTGTTGTGTCAGCTTCTCTGAGCCGAACGAAGCACTTGTCGTCGGTCGGGAGACATGGGACCAATACGCAGAGATCGACATCCCGTTACCGGTCAATTTTCAAGATGACCTCTCGGATCGCCCCAATTTCTATCAACGCCAACGAAAGATCGGAGCGAATCTTTCAGATGAACATTGGAAGGCAGCTCGAAGGTGCTACTTCGGGCGAATCACAGAGATCGATTCCTTGCTGCCGCGGCTTCTCGCTCCCATCGAGAAGGCAGGCCAGCTCGAAAATACCGTTGTCGTCTTCCTCGCTGACCACGGTCGATACGTCGGCGGGCACGGTTTTGATGCTCACAACTTTGGAGCGTTTGAAGAAATCTATCGCATCCCGCTGATTGTCGCTGGCCCCGAAGTCGCCTCCGGAAAAACATGCGAGGCGTTCGTAAGTATCGGAGATGTTGGCGTCACGCTGAACGATTTGGGACAGGCAGAGTCGATGAACTCCACTGATTCCAATTCATTCAAATCACTGCTTCACTCACCCGATGATATCTTGGAAAGCTTCCAAACGGGCTACGCTGAATACCATGGAACACGATTTCCGTTGATGCAAAGAATCCTTTGGGAAGGCCCTTGGAAGTTCGTCTTCAACGGATTCGACTTCGACGAACTTTACAACCTCGATGATGATCCCTAC from Thalassoglobus polymorphus includes the following:
- a CDS encoding sulfatase-like hydrolase/transferase, with protein sequence MNQPNILLVIADGMQAGAVEPNHPCLTPNLTSLADRGVRFKNAHTTCPTCSPARASLMTGLLPHNHGVLEVEHGRDEDQSVLRTQYPHFAQQLSDAGYSTGYFGKWHIERTNEVANFGWQESVVKGAEHVKGLGRGDRGPQSLQIDEALRGEVSGPKGYRTVLHWGVTDTPLLERYPGTTVLDAEDYLQKATTEQSPWCCCVSFSEPNEALVVGRETWDQYAEIDIPLPVNFQDDLSDRPNFYQRQRKIGANLSDEHWKAARRCYFGRITEIDSLLPRLLAPIEKAGQLENTVVVFLADHGRYVGGHGFDAHNFGAFEEIYRIPLIVAGPEVASGKTCEAFVSIGDVGVTLNDLGQAESMNSTDSNSFKSLLHSPDDILESFQTGYAEYHGTRFPLMQRILWEGPWKFVFNGFDFDELYNLDDDPYEMQNLINEETQQDHIQKMMAKLWKRVRETGDRAILESHYFSMRFAAVGPDASVE